In Leclercia adecarboxylata, a single window of DNA contains:
- a CDS encoding phage tail protein, which produces MTGPYDHWLDDEDQPVAITHQPAAAAESVVTVLEETFTPAPVEETVAELDHIDGGDDEPDAASLPPELAGRAQDTSLKPRFKGHAPLNMTVRKDWIRVIELDADNFDALLFRPDPEDVGEVDEDTGLEGPSFTEINNNQRDLRYLDPVMVKVLDCPDERDSFHAVDVDGEQDGLSEEIQLLRIAAEGVSVGSILTWNEEMASGKLAQRWWYVHRIFSFGTQHVGSLYYCIPARNLDSTEGGKVT; this is translated from the coding sequence ATGACCGGACCCTATGACCACTGGTTAGACGATGAGGACCAGCCCGTCGCGATCACCCACCAGCCAGCTGCCGCCGCTGAATCCGTTGTTACCGTTCTGGAAGAGACATTCACGCCAGCACCGGTCGAAGAGACGGTGGCCGAGCTGGACCATATAGACGGTGGCGATGATGAGCCGGACGCAGCCAGCCTGCCACCAGAACTGGCCGGGCGCGCTCAGGACACCAGTTTGAAACCCCGCTTTAAAGGCCATGCACCTCTGAATATGACGGTTCGAAAAGACTGGATCAGGGTGATAGAGCTGGACGCGGATAACTTCGACGCCCTGCTGTTCCGCCCAGATCCCGAAGACGTGGGCGAAGTGGACGAGGACACCGGGCTGGAAGGTCCGTCATTTACCGAAATCAACAACAACCAGCGCGACCTGCGCTATCTGGACCCGGTAATGGTCAAGGTGCTGGACTGCCCTGATGAACGGGATTCATTTCATGCCGTTGACGTTGACGGCGAACAGGACGGGTTATCTGAGGAGATCCAGCTCCTGCGCATTGCTGCCGAGGGTGTGAGTGTCGGCTCTATTCTGACGTGGAATGAGGAAATGGCATCCGGGAAGCTGGCGCAGCGCTGGTGGTACGTTCACCGCATATTCAGTTTTGGCACGCAACACGTCGGATCGCTCTACTACTGCATTCCAGCGCGGAATCTGGACTCTACCGAGGGAGGTAAGGTGACGTGA
- a CDS encoding phage tail protein: MAEFARASNGRYQTEGLSSKEFERLFSQIESDKRSKRRTARRTLTPLTLKNKNADDIIALGKKKKDGTFFTPEDLQQFAKNRKFLRQQLNSAVTGITYAQLVAASLDIDIKRANNKVDDGSGIKRATPSTLKHNQITISVEASERSEDQHHRVKVRFEEWDQLIDDLSDEKNATKVAKRLCAGRVSFDCDCGRHQYWYRYIATAGNFALAPPKEYAYPKIKNPNLSGLACKHVIHAMTRLQSSSWQLSIGKAMLKAASRVAFGDDKRRTTQHFTDSDRKQFAKNRAAQTDKAAASAEFQRYQKRQLALGKQIGRDTKKLEQLSKQLVKAKKQSATQRARNAEKEAKLKQEKEKNKLLTQQLADQFKVQKQAFTDALVATGMSRTEAEKRFMDYVKNKGTPT; this comes from the coding sequence GTGGCTGAGTTTGCACGCGCCAGTAACGGGCGCTATCAGACGGAAGGCCTTTCCTCAAAAGAGTTTGAGCGCCTCTTCTCGCAAATTGAGAGCGACAAACGCAGCAAACGACGCACAGCGCGGCGCACGCTGACCCCGCTCACGCTCAAGAATAAAAACGCTGATGACATCATTGCGCTGGGGAAAAAGAAAAAGGACGGCACATTTTTTACCCCGGAGGATCTGCAGCAGTTCGCCAAAAACCGCAAATTTTTGCGCCAGCAGCTCAATTCCGCCGTTACTGGCATCACCTACGCGCAGCTGGTGGCCGCAAGCCTCGACATTGATATCAAACGAGCAAATAACAAAGTGGATGACGGGAGCGGCATTAAGCGCGCCACGCCCTCCACTTTGAAACACAATCAAATAACCATCAGCGTGGAAGCCTCAGAGCGCAGCGAAGACCAGCATCACAGAGTTAAGGTCCGTTTTGAGGAGTGGGATCAGCTTATCGACGATCTCAGCGATGAGAAAAACGCCACGAAGGTGGCAAAACGACTTTGCGCTGGCCGGGTGTCGTTCGACTGCGATTGTGGTCGTCACCAATACTGGTACCGCTACATTGCCACAGCCGGGAATTTTGCCCTGGCGCCGCCCAAAGAGTACGCCTACCCAAAAATCAAAAACCCGAATTTGTCCGGGCTGGCCTGCAAGCATGTGATCCACGCAATGACCCGGCTTCAATCCTCCAGTTGGCAGTTGAGTATCGGCAAAGCCATGCTCAAAGCCGCTTCCCGGGTGGCATTTGGTGATGACAAACGACGCACAACCCAGCACTTCACCGACAGCGATCGTAAGCAGTTTGCCAAAAACCGTGCGGCTCAGACGGACAAGGCCGCAGCCAGTGCTGAATTCCAGCGTTACCAGAAGCGCCAGCTGGCATTAGGCAAGCAAATTGGCCGTGACACGAAAAAGCTGGAGCAGCTGAGCAAGCAACTGGTGAAAGCCAAAAAGCAGAGCGCCACTCAGCGCGCCCGAAACGCCGAGAAAGAGGCAAAGCTCAAGCAGGAAAAAGAGAAAAACAAGCTTTTAACGCAGCAGCTGGCGGACCAGTTTAAGGTCCAGAAACAGGCCTTTACCGATGCGCTGGTGGCAACGGGAATGAGCCGCACAGAGGCTGAAAAACGATTTATGGATTACGTAAAAAATAAAGGCACTCCAACATGA
- a CDS encoding baseplate protein yields the protein MSYNRLDDRTIDDPVLLALFHQEVIARATSYNADNFQYTIKPDEVQRSDLCAFRAYENADLRWVFRLLVGHEAETENMPVGTTLTLPAITWLRDRMRDYTGAPELASG from the coding sequence GTGAGTTACAACCGCCTGGACGACCGGACCATTGATGACCCGGTGCTGCTGGCGCTGTTTCATCAGGAAGTCATTGCGCGCGCCACCAGCTATAACGCCGATAACTTCCAATACACTATTAAGCCGGACGAGGTACAGCGCTCAGATCTTTGCGCTTTCCGTGCCTATGAAAACGCGGATTTGCGCTGGGTGTTCCGCCTGCTGGTGGGCCACGAAGCCGAAACCGAGAATATGCCGGTTGGTACCACGCTGACCCTGCCCGCGATTACCTGGTTACGCGATCGCATGCGCGACTATACCGGCGCGCCGGAGTTAGCCAGTGGCTGA
- a CDS encoding maturation control protein has protein sequence MDQKIAVITLTTARPMYMTAILSGDNLIMSEPKSLPTSLEGQRAKLTPAIAKLRKSGFKVLVDETSGAISAATGANHVSLKSRFNDGRAAVVVGIERYNEMRLQKTISLPRKNPGAYDIPASIVDIEFNAKGEEVYRINWMDIRPEHVLTILCCYATVYHPVASADYIAAMTGMHDEKPQNSLLKTFARLITHQHEVSAAAVPESLAGTRISDNEVVL, from the coding sequence ATGGACCAGAAAATTGCCGTTATCACGCTGACGACAGCCCGGCCAATGTATATGACGGCCATCCTGAGCGGCGATAACCTGATTATGTCCGAACCTAAGTCACTGCCAACAAGCCTTGAAGGACAGCGGGCTAAACTCACCCCGGCAATTGCTAAGCTGCGGAAAAGTGGCTTTAAAGTGCTGGTGGATGAGACAAGCGGCGCTATTTCTGCCGCAACCGGCGCAAACCATGTTTCCCTGAAATCACGTTTTAACGACGGGCGCGCCGCCGTAGTAGTGGGCATCGAGCGCTACAACGAAATGCGCCTGCAGAAGACCATTTCCCTGCCGCGCAAGAACCCCGGCGCATACGATATCCCGGCGAGCATTGTTGATATCGAATTCAATGCTAAAGGCGAAGAGGTCTATCGCATTAACTGGATGGATATTCGTCCTGAACATGTGCTGACCATTCTCTGCTGTTACGCGACGGTTTATCACCCGGTGGCGTCCGCTGACTATATCGCGGCCATGACAGGCATGCATGACGAGAAACCGCAAAATAGCTTACTCAAGACGTTCGCAAGGCTCATAACCCACCAGCACGAGGTGAGCGCCGCCGCCGTTCCTGAGTCGTTGGCAGGCACGCGCATAAGCGACAATGAGGTGGTGCTGTGA
- a CDS encoding Ref family recombination enhancement nuclease, with the protein MGITNERYEKQLRAAERERERKKAKMADPAYQQRQKEKRQASAARQLERQQEKRREAALAPKAAPVAIVRKKATRGLKGRTPTADEKRVMTALARLSCVACGLHGEDQPLISLHHIDGREKPGAHYRVLPLCKWHHQHAAPKEIRAIYPWLVPVHADGSCGGKTAFSALNASEEDLLAIAYERAGIVREAA; encoded by the coding sequence ATGGGCATCACAAATGAAAGATATGAGAAGCAACTGCGTGCCGCTGAGCGTGAGCGGGAACGTAAAAAAGCCAAAATGGCTGACCCTGCTTATCAGCAACGTCAAAAGGAAAAACGCCAGGCGTCAGCCGCTCGCCAGCTTGAACGACAGCAGGAAAAGCGAAGAGAAGCCGCATTAGCTCCAAAGGCCGCGCCGGTTGCCATTGTGCGCAAGAAGGCCACGCGCGGGCTGAAAGGCCGAACCCCCACCGCCGACGAAAAACGGGTAATGACAGCCCTCGCCCGCCTGTCCTGTGTCGCCTGCGGGCTGCACGGCGAGGATCAGCCGCTTATCAGTCTCCACCATATCGACGGGCGCGAGAAACCCGGGGCGCATTACCGCGTTCTCCCCCTCTGTAAATGGCACCACCAGCACGCCGCGCCGAAAGAGATCCGGGCGATTTATCCCTGGCTGGTTCCGGTCCACGCGGACGGTAGCTGCGGCGGCAAAACGGCATTTTCTGCCCTGAATGCGAGCGAAGAGGATTTACTGGCGATCGCCTATGAGCGGGCGGGCATTGTGCGGGAGGCTGCGTAA
- a CDS encoding polynucleotide kinase — protein sequence MVTPDIIVFDLCDTLADTRHRAHLIPPASTARIASSWDRYSLACGGDAPIPPVIRLLMTLSEHYRIFILTSRGEVARAETVAWLARHNIPYDRLIMRGPDEHREPAAVKAEWIKNIGPAHIFCAFDDNDDVVREIRSMGITCMQVADYRPPDYSPESEHLTSPALSTFKNSYVSLL from the coding sequence ATGGTTACTCCCGACATCATCGTTTTTGACCTGTGCGACACCCTTGCCGATACCCGGCACCGCGCCCATTTGATACCGCCCGCCAGCACGGCACGCATAGCATCAAGCTGGGATCGGTACAGTCTGGCGTGTGGTGGCGATGCGCCAATCCCCCCAGTTATCCGCCTGCTGATGACGCTAAGTGAGCATTACCGCATTTTCATTCTTACCAGCCGTGGCGAAGTGGCCCGCGCGGAAACCGTCGCCTGGCTGGCTCGCCATAACATTCCGTATGACCGACTGATCATGCGCGGCCCGGATGAACACCGCGAACCTGCCGCCGTTAAGGCCGAATGGATTAAGAACATTGGCCCGGCCCATATCTTCTGCGCGTTTGACGACAACGACGACGTGGTGCGCGAGATCCGCAGCATGGGCATTACCTGTATGCAGGTTGCGGATTACAGGCCACCAGATTACAGCCCGGAGAGTGAGCACCTCACCTCCCCGGCGCTTTCCACCTTCAAAAACAGCTACGTGTCTTTGCTGTAA
- a CDS encoding RrF2 family transcriptional regulator: MIIASRHEVAFEIMCALNSTDITPVSELSVKTGRSNSAIEQVMSPLRRAGLVESLRGPGGGYRMTRPLTQINVNDLVKALDTSHINKRTTGFLAALMPQIQATPLSELADRQAASL; encoded by the coding sequence ATGATTATTGCCTCCCGCCATGAAGTCGCTTTTGAAATTATGTGCGCGCTGAATTCGACCGACATAACGCCGGTATCTGAGCTGTCTGTCAAAACCGGCAGAAGCAACTCAGCCATTGAGCAGGTTATGAGTCCACTGCGTCGCGCTGGGCTGGTGGAAAGCCTGCGCGGCCCTGGTGGCGGATACCGGATGACGCGCCCGCTGACACAGATCAACGTTAACGATCTGGTGAAAGCCCTTGATACCTCGCACATCAACAAACGGACGACGGGGTTTCTTGCTGCGCTAATGCCACAAATCCAGGCCACGCCGCTTTCTGAGTTGGCCGATCGCCAGGCTGCATCATTATGA
- a CDS encoding type II toxin-antitoxin system HigB family toxin, whose protein sequence is MHIITEKAFDEAAERHPNDALALKSTLYILKKARFRSPEEMRKAFPSLDRMKYRDKWYVLDVGGNNLRFMFHINFVNGRVFVKHIVTHAEYDKLVKIYRENKE, encoded by the coding sequence ATGCACATAATCACGGAAAAAGCTTTTGACGAGGCCGCAGAGCGTCACCCGAATGATGCGCTGGCTCTGAAAAGTACGCTTTATATACTCAAAAAAGCACGCTTCCGATCACCAGAAGAAATGCGTAAAGCGTTTCCAAGCCTGGACAGGATGAAATACAGGGATAAGTGGTACGTGCTGGACGTTGGCGGAAATAACCTGAGATTCATGTTTCACATCAATTTTGTGAACGGTCGGGTATTTGTAAAGCACATTGTCACCCACGCTGAATATGACAAGTTGGTGAAGATTTACCGGGAGAACAAAGAATGA
- a CDS encoding helix-turn-helix domain-containing protein has translation MINHEAIHAATELAKVIPLMGDNVSERDYHDALELVEYLLDHDEDSPLMDILCARITAYESTLPGIIALHEELEAMDGGVAMLRVLIDQHKLTLSDFENEIGKKSMVSLILSGKRSLTLDHVRKLSARFGISPALFV, from the coding sequence ATGATTAATCACGAAGCAATTCACGCTGCAACCGAGCTGGCGAAGGTGATCCCCCTGATGGGGGATAACGTCTCTGAGCGCGATTATCACGACGCACTGGAGCTGGTGGAGTATTTACTCGATCACGATGAAGATAGCCCGCTGATGGATATTCTGTGCGCCCGCATTACAGCATACGAAAGCACACTTCCGGGAATCATCGCGCTTCATGAAGAACTGGAGGCAATGGACGGCGGTGTAGCGATGCTGCGGGTGCTGATTGACCAGCACAAACTGACCCTCTCCGACTTTGAGAACGAGATCGGCAAGAAATCTATGGTAAGCCTCATTCTTAGTGGCAAGCGGTCGCTGACGCTGGACCACGTCCGTAAGCTGTCGGCCCGTTTCGGTATCTCGCCTGCGCTGTTTGTATAA
- a CDS encoding tyrosine-type recombinase/integrase — MDEVTLFDGDGAALPALTGLTSAEVEKNLRAFMDDREAYSENTFKKLMVVIRSWSAWCVERGISPLPVLPGDARDYFLTLHDAGLASSSIDNHYAMLNMLLRISGLPDLKNSNQVQLALKKIRRISVMDGEKTGQAVPFRFTDLQIANHILSQSDRPADLRNRAFLFVAYNTLLRVQEIARIRVRDVSVKDERVVLELTHTKTMLTAAGVIKHLSLPASRVLLEWLRVSNLNEHPEAVIFSAVRKNGTVTVTDKPMTTPTLEKIFQDIWRKMGKDDEPANKGRYKTWSGHSARVGAAQDMADRDVSMTQIMHEGTWAKPETVMRYLRKLQNRNSAMTDIMEK; from the coding sequence ATGGATGAAGTTACACTGTTTGATGGCGACGGCGCAGCCCTGCCAGCATTAACCGGCCTGACATCTGCCGAGGTGGAGAAAAACCTCCGTGCCTTTATGGATGACCGGGAGGCCTATTCTGAAAATACTTTTAAAAAGCTGATGGTGGTGATCCGGTCATGGTCTGCCTGGTGTGTCGAGCGTGGCATATCTCCGCTGCCGGTGCTGCCAGGTGATGCACGCGATTATTTCCTCACCCTGCACGACGCCGGGCTGGCCTCCAGTTCTATTGATAACCATTACGCCATGCTCAATATGCTGCTGCGCATATCCGGCCTGCCGGACCTGAAAAACAGCAACCAGGTACAGCTGGCGCTCAAGAAAATCCGACGCATATCGGTGATGGATGGCGAGAAGACCGGCCAGGCCGTCCCGTTCCGCTTTACAGACCTGCAAATCGCAAACCATATTCTTAGCCAGTCGGACCGCCCGGCAGACCTGCGCAACCGGGCGTTTCTTTTTGTGGCTTACAATACGCTGCTGCGCGTTCAAGAGATTGCCCGGATCAGAGTAAGGGATGTGAGCGTGAAGGATGAACGGGTGGTGCTGGAGCTGACACATACCAAAACCATGCTCACCGCTGCAGGCGTGATAAAGCATCTGAGCCTGCCCGCCAGCCGGGTGCTGCTGGAGTGGCTGCGCGTGTCAAACCTGAATGAGCACCCGGAAGCGGTGATTTTCTCTGCCGTCCGCAAGAATGGCACCGTGACCGTGACGGATAAGCCCATGACAACCCCGACGCTGGAAAAAATCTTCCAGGATATCTGGCGCAAGATGGGTAAAGACGATGAACCGGCTAACAAGGGCCGCTATAAAACGTGGTCCGGGCACAGCGCGCGCGTCGGCGCTGCGCAGGATATGGCAGATCGTGATGTGAGCATGACCCAGATCATGCACGAAGGCACCTGGGCGAAGCCGGAAACCGTGATGCGCTACCTCCGCAAGCTGCAAAACCGAAACAGCGCCATGACTGACATTATGGAAAAGTAA
- a CDS encoding terminase — translation MASGKKKIKCVTTDPRWRDMVIRYRYDWGLAVVELFGMEPSWQQDEILESVQQIGSRTTVTSGHGTGKSSLTAMMLMIYIILYPDARVVIVANKISQVKSGVFKYVKQFWSNAVKRHPWLHNHFVLTDTMFYERSRKGIWEVLCKGYRLGNEESLAGEHAKHLLLILDEASGISDKAIGVMTGALTESDNRMLMLSQPTRPSGYFYDSHHGMAKTPDNPNGIWNSIVLNSEESPFVTLDFIIMKLAEYGGRDSLEYMVKVLGQFPTEINGFLLGRDACERAQRRKVYLEKGWGWVATADVGNGRDKSILNISRVSGYREKRRVVPFSVTEMPGNMNPTAFGDYIANECISSKFPNITIAVDGDGVGSATADQLERRGVNVTRIRWGSTKRLFSRQDKERFVSQRAWANFAARDAIQSGRMRLDSSKKTVEEASKIPWSLQEDGRVAMMKKEYMRTKLNIKSPDRWDTYCFQMIVDYRPAEEETGLEMGEKRADALAELEQYDSLID, via the coding sequence TAAAGTGCGTCACCACGGACCCGCGTTGGCGCGATATGGTTATCCGCTACCGCTACGATTGGGGGCTGGCCGTCGTCGAGCTGTTTGGCATGGAGCCGAGCTGGCAGCAGGACGAGATCCTGGAGTCAGTACAGCAGATAGGAAGCAGGACGACTGTTACATCAGGCCACGGCACCGGCAAATCATCGCTTACGGCCATGATGCTGATGATTTATATCATCCTTTACCCTGATGCTCGCGTTGTAATTGTCGCTAACAAAATTTCGCAGGTGAAATCAGGTGTTTTCAAATACGTAAAACAGTTCTGGAGTAACGCTGTTAAGCGCCATCCGTGGCTGCATAACCACTTTGTGCTGACGGATACGATGTTTTATGAGCGTAGCCGCAAGGGCATCTGGGAAGTGCTGTGTAAGGGCTACCGCCTGGGTAATGAGGAGTCACTCGCGGGGGAACACGCCAAACACCTGCTGCTGATCCTTGATGAAGCGTCGGGTATCAGTGATAAGGCGATCGGCGTAATGACCGGCGCACTGACCGAATCCGACAACCGCATGCTAATGCTGAGCCAGCCGACACGGCCAAGTGGGTACTTCTACGACTCACATCATGGTATGGCGAAGACCCCGGACAATCCGAACGGCATCTGGAACAGCATTGTGTTGAACTCCGAAGAGTCGCCGTTTGTTACCCTCGACTTCATCATTATGAAGTTGGCTGAGTACGGTGGGCGTGACTCCCTTGAGTACATGGTGAAGGTACTGGGGCAGTTCCCGACTGAGATTAACGGCTTCCTGCTGGGGCGCGATGCCTGTGAACGCGCGCAGCGCCGCAAAGTGTACCTTGAGAAGGGCTGGGGGTGGGTGGCAACCGCTGACGTGGGTAACGGTCGTGATAAGTCTATCCTTAACATCAGCCGGGTAAGCGGATACCGTGAAAAGCGGCGAGTGGTTCCATTCAGCGTTACGGAAATGCCTGGGAACATGAATCCCACTGCCTTCGGTGATTACATCGCCAATGAGTGCATATCATCTAAATTCCCGAACATCACAATCGCCGTGGACGGTGATGGTGTGGGATCGGCAACAGCAGACCAGCTGGAGCGGCGGGGCGTTAACGTTACCCGGATACGCTGGGGCAGCACCAAGCGTCTGTTCTCTCGTCAGGATAAGGAGCGCTTTGTCAGTCAGCGAGCCTGGGCGAACTTCGCCGCGCGTGACGCTATCCAGTCAGGGCGTATGCGACTGGATAGTTCAAAGAAAACGGTTGAGGAGGCGTCCAAAATCCCCTGGTCACTGCAGGAAGATGGCCGCGTGGCGATGATGAAAAAGGAGTACATGCGCACCAAGCTAAATATCAAATCGCCCGATCGCTGGGATACATACTGTTTTCAGATGATTGTTGATTACCGGCCTGCGGAAGAAGAAACCGGGCTGGAAATGGGTGAGAAGCGTGCAGATGCGCTGGCGGAGCTGGAACAATACGACAGCCTGATAGACTGA